The Ranitomeya variabilis isolate aRanVar5 chromosome 7, aRanVar5.hap1, whole genome shotgun sequence DNA window TGTTAAGGTGGTAACATGGAAATGTACTGCACAGATGGCCACAAATACATGACTTAACCTgttaacgtccaatgacggacacagggagaccaccattcaaaaataagCTTCTTACTGATCGGCAGCTTGATGAGGGTTGTATACCAGGTTGTATAGTGGGTACACAGCCTTGTGAACGTTTTCAACAGTTTCCTTCCTCAGTAGTTTACTCCAGGGTTCTGTGTCCTCTGTATTTCCAACTTCACCACATCCCAGCTTTAATAAAACAATCCTGATCAACGAGTGTCATCTACATGTTCTGCGGTTCCCCGTCCTCTATTCCCTTCAGCTTTCCAGTATGTGCGATAATGCTCTGGATCTCCCGCTCTGGACACTTTGCTCATCCCGCGTATTCAGTCCTGCTTTAGGCTCGTTATATCCTAACATTATAAACTCAGGGTCTCGTGGCTAGGCGTCATCTCCTAGGGTCCGTTCCTGGAAGGTCACTCTATCTCTTAGTGCCCCAGATTTCGCTATCCTTTTGTCTTTGGTCTCCTTTCACTTAGGGTCACCCCAGAATGTGTCACTGCTCAACTTACTATGCATTCCAGGCCCTAACTGAATTTCTGACAGGAAATTGTCGTTTTACCGGTAACTCTGCccttcccactctgggctagtccctaaCATTACATCTAACTCTAACTATCCCTATGGTCAAACTACACATATTACCAATATTACTCACGTATCGCATCACACAACAATATTTACAGGACACAATACACATGGCATTACAATTGGTGTTTCAGGGAACagaatgcaacaggaacaatccacCTCCTTACATACAGATAGCAGGTTTCTCACCCACTCTTTTGTATATGGTGAgtagtagacaatccctttaaatgactgcagatttatgaatcctccccccccagcacacgcactgtgcgctgtgtgAATTCGCCAGTTTCCAGCCCGGGACCGGAGAATTTGTATgacttatacatactcccggccagtgggtgcggcctcactccatacacttgaaTTGAACTGAGGCCACGCCCATCTAGACACACCGGCCAATGGTGTGCCTGAGCTAGAGGGCGCGGCCTCGTTCTATACAAGTGTATGAACAGCGAGGCTGCacccactggccaggagtatgcataagtCATATACTTTTACTATTTTTCAGTTATGTCTGAGCAGAGACATGAGGTCTTCATGCCCCTATCTCTAGTTAGCACATATTAAGCATTACCAGCAGTATGAAGTACATTATAAGCAATGTTGTCCTGTATATCTGTGTagggtgagataaacacttactagaaagtgtCAGCATGATCTGTCTGTGTCTGTGACTGTGGTTCTTCCTTCTCCTCTTTACCCTCTCTACAGACCCGTGCAGCTGCAATCTGACCCCTCAGTGAGCATGCAATCCATTCTCTTTGGAGCTTTTTTTCTGGTGTAGATGATGAGTTCagtaggcgggggggggggggggagaagtggCTCGTAAGTGCAGAAAGAAGCATTTTTTTTCCTGATAACCTATATTTACAAAGTTTAATGTATTCACCTGTACTATTTTTTTATGTGATGTTTGTATAAACAACAGCAACCAATTAATTTTTCCTACTGTTAAATCATGTATATGTGTATGTTACAGATATCTTAGTTTTAGGTTATTGATGGCTCTGAAACAAAATATAGTATAATATTAAATCTGAATATAATCTGACCATAAAAAcactttttcttttctctttcaagATATTGTTGCCATTAGAAACTCACTTGTGGAAACTGACAAGAAATCGGCATGGCCAGTCCAGAAACTACATGTGGAGAGAAAATGAATGGACTACAGAAGCAGATAAACTCTGTCATGGGGACAATCAATAATAACTCCAAGGTTCTTCATTTTTACTACTTCAACAACAAAAACTTTAATGAATATTGCGATTTATTAATAGTCAATTATCAGTAGTAGAAACTAATAGGGGTCTTGACTGAGTGACTGCAGACGTGTAGCCTATGGGCCTGTAGCCTATGGGCCTGTAGACTTGTAGCCTATGGGCCTgtagactgactgcagacttgtagcctttgGGCCTGTAGACTTGCAGCCTATGGGCCTGTAGACTTGCAGCCTATGGGCCTGTAGACTAGCAGCCTATGGGCCTGTAGACTTGCAGCCTATGGGCCTGTAGACTAGCAGCCTATGGGCCTGTAGACTAGCAGCCTATGGGCCTGTAGACTAGCAGCCTATGGGCCTGTAGACTAGCAGCCTATGGGCCTGTAGACTAGCAGCCTATGGGCCTGTAGACTTGCAGCCTATGGGCCTGTAGACTTGCAGCCTATGGGCCTGTAGACTTGCAGCCTATGGGCCTGTAGACTTGCAGCCTATGGGCCTGTAGACTTGCAGCCTATGGGCCTGTAGACTTGCAGCCTATGGGCCTGTAGACTTGCAGCCTATGGGCCTGTAGACTTGCAGCCTATGGGCCTGTAGACTTGCAGCCTATGGGCCTGTAGACTTGCAGCCTATGGGCCTGTAGACTTGCAGCCTATGGGCCTGTAGACTTGCAGCCTATGGGCCTGTAGACTTGCAGCCTATGGGCCTGTAGACTTGCAGCCTATGGGCCTGTAGACTTGCAGCCTATGGGCCTGCAGACTTGCTGCCTATGGGTCTGCAGACTTGCTGCCTATGGGCCTGTAGACTTGTAGCCTATGGGACTAcagacttgcgaatcctcacattgtgctggCCCAGGGATCAAGCGCTCCTGcaactgcaagtatgcaatttcgCCACATTCCGATTAGACTGTTTGTCCTCACTCAATAAAGTTGCAATGAGCGAGGACGCGcgcgtctagtcggcacatgatcacatgtatgcaaatcacataccgtACTTGCAGTCACGTGACTGCAGCtcccggcactggagaatcctcacagcgcacagtttgagcgatgtgaggattcaccagTGTGCAGTCACATAgtggctgcagacttgtagcttaaagccggacaacctctttaattctgagatgtaagtggagaaaaaaatctgtatgattctgatattgtttttttgTGACCTATTGCACGTCATGATAGTGTTaagatttgttcgatatgacttgcgtttatttgtgaaaaaaatataacaaaaatgtagaaaattttgcaattttcaaactttttacatttttatgcccttaaatcagagagttaccgtatgtcacacaaaatagttaataagtaacatttcccacatgtctacattgcaTCAGCACATTTTGTGAAACACAatttttgtttttgttaggaaattagaagggttgaccagcaatttttttttttctcttctcatttttgcagcaaaatttacaaaaccatttttttttaggggccacatcacatttaaagtgacattGTTGTGCCTATATGAAATAAAATACCTaaaagcgacaccattctaaaaactgcagccctcaaagttcccaaaaccacattcaataagtttattaacctttcaggtgctacacaggaattgATGCAAATCGTaatgaagaaaaataaattaaaattttaCTTCCAAAATATTGCTTGagccccaaatttttcacttttgccagAGGTCACACCAAAAACTGGGccccacagtttgttacccactttcttatgaGCACGGCGATACCCCAcaggtagtcaaaaagttctgtttggacaaacggcagggctcggaacgaAAGGGGCAAAATTTGAATTTAGGAACCCAGATTTGGCTCTTTATGAAATAGATTGTCATATTTGCAGAGTCCGTGTGGTTCAAGAACAACAGCAAACCTCCATAAAgggctctctcttttttttttttttgttaatttataCAATCTAATGTATTTTTCTAGGGAGATAGTGAGTAGTTtgacaccaccatttttttaatgCAGTTAAGGCAACACTATTTTGAAAAACCACAATTTGCATTTTTTCCAATTCACTTTCATGAATTGTTTTGTAAACTTTATTGTAGTTTTTGTAGTAATTGTCGGTGTACACATAGTAATCTTGGTGAAGAAATGGGTCATTAGTTCCCAGACAATTTTACCCAGGATGCcagttgtctgggggcagtttggtgggtttatttggcggtccctaccttcataagtTAGAAAGGCGCTTATGTACCTTGTTGTGGTCTCACACATTTTGTATAGTTTGACATTGTATTTGGTGCGCTTGAAGGGAATAAATTGACGGTATGACGGACTGCCCTTGAAACTCACGAGGGACTCATCAACTGCAACATTTTGTTCTGGGGAATAGGAATTTAGAAATTAATCTTTTATGAGGGAAATTAGGGTTCTTAATTTAAGGCGATCGTAGTTGGGATCATTTCTTGGTGTGGCTGGAGAATTATCACTAAAATTGAAGCCCTAATGAAATTCGTTGAACTGGGCTCCGGACATGACATCTGCAAATATAGGGGTTCTGTGGACCGATTCTGTTGCCCAATAGGAAAGCAGAGTGGATTTTTTTAATAAACCCATGTTGAGGGTaaggccccccccccccaattttttattcagggacatttgtggggatccatgaATGGGAATGAAAGGATATaggtttttgggaaatatattgtTGGCCATGTAAAGTGGTTTGGTGGTCAATTAATTGTTGGACTTCTGGGGTAACAACAATTTGGGAAAAAATCAAATGGGCTAAAATTGTTGACATCTAATTTTATTACAGTGACTGCTTAATTGCGGAATTAAAATTTTTGCACACTGTGGAATTTGTTTCCTCGTTTTCCAGCacattgaatggtaaaatgaatggtgtcattgaaaGCTACAAGTTGTGCCACCCAAAACAAGCCCTTGTGGAGGGAAAAATTGAAAgtaatgactcttggaagaaggggaggaatgcaaaaaaaatggaaaatcgcccggTCGGGAAAGGGTGTGTCAAATTGTTCTTGTTTGATTTGGTTTACTGCAAACAggagaaagtttgtaaattttgctaatcAGCCTAATTTGCAATGGAgggtgaataattttgattgcaattgTAACACATTAGCAGTAAAAACATTCCGCTACTATATTAGTATTCTGCACATGCACCTTTGAGGAATCGAGCACTGTAGAATTGCAGACTTTTATGATTTCAAGTACATTATCTGAAATAACTGCTTCATATCTAAGTACGGTAACTATTTATAATAGACTATTCGGGACTTGGAAAAATTGCTGACTGTACTTATACGCTCTCCTGGCTGCATTAGATACTATGATATAGGTCATTTAAGCCTACCACATGCATTTTTTGATATGAGGATCTAAATGCACATTGTACCAATCCTTTAGTCCAGGGCTCATCCATTTGGAATTTTTGCTGGCCCTGCACCCTTCAGAGATGGTCCAGCACCTCAAAGGCTCCATTTATTAGACACCAAATGAATCTCCCAATCCCAAAAATCTCTTAAGTGGCCTTacgcacatacagtggggaaaaaaagtatttagtcagccaccaattgtgcaagttctcccacttaaaaagatgagagaggtctgtaattgacatcataggtagaccacaataatggtctggcctgtggtcataaaatcaaagcTTGTGCTGAATGAAGTTGgtttccatagtctttaaacataagcagttgaaatattacacttggaagccaggaacaaaaattgtgttacatagtgttatagactgttcacgtctttgtcagtgggcaaacgtacaaaatcagcaagggatcaaatacttctcccacactgtatatacatatatatatgttctcCAAAATGTAcaataaaagtgatcaaaaagtcatatgtattccaaaatggtataattagaaATGTGAGTTTTTTATGCAAAAAGCAAGTTGTTATATGGCTCTATTGACAGAAACATTCCATAGTTATGGGTCTCAGAAGATGGCAACAGAAAATCAGAAAACGATATGATAGAGAGGCACCACTAGGGACAATAGAAcctgatatatatatacactcactggccactttattaggtacacctgtccaacttcttgttaacacttaatttctaatcagccaatcacatggcggcaactcagtgcatttaggcatgtagacatggtcaagacaatctcctgcagttcaaaccgagcatcagtatggggaagaaaggtgatttgagtgcctttgaacatggcatggttgttggtgccagaagggctggtctgagtatttcagaaactgctgatctactgggattttcacgcacaaccatctctagggtttacagagaatggtccgaaaaagaaaaaaaatccagtgagcggcagttctgtgggcggaaatgccttgttgatgccagaggtcagaggagaatgggcagactggttcgagctgatagaaaggcaacagtgactcaaatcgccacccgttacaaccaaagtaggcctaagagcatctctgaacgcacagtgcgtcgaactttgaggcagatgggctacagcagcagaagaccacaccgggtaccactcctttcagctaagaacagaaaactgaggctacaatttgtacaagctcatcgaaattggacagtagaagattggaaaaacgttgcttggtctgatgagtctcgatttctgctgcgacattcggatggtagggtcagaatttggcgtaaacaacatgaaagcatggatccatcctgccttgtatggagcatctttgggatgtgcagccgacaaatctgcggcaactgtgtgatgccatcatgtcaatatggaccaaaatctctgaggaatgcttccagcaccttgttgaatctatgccatgaagaattgaggcagttctgaaggcaaaagggggtccaacccgttactagcatggtgtacctaataaagtggccggtgagtgtgtatatatatatataacagaccagctctaccctctcctagtgtttcctcacccatcccctgtagactgtgagccctcgcaggcagggtcctccctccctcTGTACCTTttagtgccttgttttgctcatgtttattgtactggtctataattgccccttccacgtgtaaagcgccatggaataaatggagctataaaaaaTGTATGGGCAGTGTAAACCTCTCAGACCAAGTGCTCCAAGCATAACTGGTGAAGAAGACCAATGCTTGGTTTAAAAAGATAAAACCACAGAAATATGCTGGGGGGAACAAAAAGCACAATAGGCTCTTATATGGTGGAGAGGGACATAAAGATGCAGGGAGGTGCTCAACTGGTAAAGTTTTGTGCCAGACAACAAAGAATGAAAGAGCAATTATCAGCTGATGCAGACCACGGGTTAAAAAAATGGAGATATGCTAGAAGAAAATAGGTGGACTTTCTGCGTTGGTGAAGGAGATCCCAAAAAATTCTAGACTGTGTGGGTTGTCCTAATGAAGTCAGATGACTTTGAAAGGTGTTGATAGTCTCCTGGGATTTCTTTGAGATCTCCTTCAGTAGCGCAGAAAGTTCTATCTAGGCTTTCTACTTATTTTGGCATCAATAGGAACCGTTCTGCAATAGGAATGTATGAATATATAAAGGCAATTGAAGCCGTTTTTACCAATATGTACTTTGTAATCACACATATAAATCTTATACATCATACACGTAGCTGTTGGACTACCCGTTGTGTGGATCCAACACCCTCTGCACCACTGGAAAACccttataaggccatgtgcacatggctCCTCTTAGACGCCGGCGAGTTTTCCCAGGCAAAGCAGCTTCAGGAAAACGTCTGCTGGTGGTTTTGCCGTCATTCTTGCAGCATCTGTGCCTTACATCCATTTTATAGGGcatttttgtgatttttctttttttcaggtaGTATCTGTCTGAAAAAGGTTTTGCACGCATAGCCTAAGATGTCCTGCAGTATGTTTTATTACTTGTTGATGATAATATTGTGTGATCTTACATCTGTTCTAAGAAAGGGAGCACCATCATTACCACTGACATCGGCAGTTGTATGAACTCAGCCCACGTCCCTGATGTTTAAGAATTATAGCACAGGTCTGCAATGGTAAAATTGGTTGAAAAGTAAGAGGTGATTTTTTATATACTTTCGATTGCTGAACTCcgtgaaaatattgaaaaaatcTTTCAGAGTTTTTTTTACGAACACTGACTACATAGGCTTTTCTTGAACCATATTTTGATCTTTGTGTGACCTTTCGTGGCTGATTTTTGGTGTCATTAGCTTAGATAGAAATTAATGGACTCAAGAACATAGTTGTGTAAAGTTTGATACCACTAAAGTTATCCTGCCACCACTCCACGTAAAGCTTggactgatgaagcagtttgtgaaagctCTACCAAAAGATGGAAAGACTTTTAAGCACCTGTGTACCAAGTTTCCGGGACTGTCCAAAGAAAAACTGAAGGAAGGCATTTTTGTGGGTCCTGATATTTGGAAACTCAAGAAGGACAACGTGTTCGAAACAAAAGAATCCCAAGCCCTTTTCTCAACAGTTTTCATTTTTAAGTAGTGAAGACATTTCTAGGGAAAAACCAAGATCCAAAATTTAAGTCCATCATGGAGAACATGCTGAAATGTCTGGGATGTCCGATGAATTTGAAGCTACATTCCCATTTGGACCactttcctgaaaaccttggtgCTGTTAGTGAAAAGCAGGGACAAGATTTCATCAGGATATCAAGGAGTTGGAACAACAATATCAAGATAGATGGAACGTGAACATGGGGGCAATTGCTGGATTCTTCACAGAGGAGATCCACAGGCCTTCTATAAGAGAAAAGGTGTCAAGAAAAGCTTTGAAGAGAAAAGGAAAGGCACAAGAATTTCCAATAAAGTTTCAGAATGAATGTATATGTTTTATGTAGAACATTGTGTAAAGTTTTGGCTAGAATAAAGATTTTTCCCTTATATATAGTTTCATGTGCATTATGTGCAAAATCCATACGTGATGCTTAAAAATACAAGTGTTTTTGACAGCCGGGCATAAGAAAGTGTAAGAATCAGGTATTGGATTTGAAACAATTTTCATAAACCCAAGTTTTGCATACctgtgtaattatggttttcattatTTACTTTTTTTCATGTTGGTGTAGGTGGCCGCCTTTATGAACTCCCCtgttggacagtacttggatgagcGTCCATTTCTCTCCTTGTCACTCCTGGTCTTTATTGCACTGTCCGCTGTTCCTGTTGGCTTATTTCTGACTGTAATTGCTGGAACGGCAGTGACTGCCTGCCTTGGGGTGATAATTTTGGAAGGTACGATacgtttaggtttttttttttttccttaatctGTATCAGGTGATTATATATATTTTAGTAATACCTTTTCATAATACAGAAATTTTGCaaatgagactttttttttttttctaaagtataGTATTTTGATATATATGCTGTTACAGACCGTCTTTTGAGTAGCTACCATAATGTGGCCTCTTGAAGCCAGTTTCTCTAGGAATCGTCATGATACACCACCACACCATCGTGGCCAGCCGGCTTCTCGCGTGAATGTGCGTGGCTTGCTTATGCGCACTGCAAACTTTCTGccagcacatatatagtgttattgcCAACACCGATGCTCTCTTTTGATATTGTGTACAATGCAATCATGGCTCCTAACATCCTGGGG harbors:
- the LDAF1 gene encoding lipid droplet assembly factor 1; this encodes MASPETTCGEKMNGLQKQINSVMGTINNNSKVAAFMNSPVGQYLDERPFLSLSLLVFIALSAVPVGLFLTVIAGTAVTACLGVIILEGIVVAVCGVTLLCVLCGLVLLSFGVSGVLSVGYLAVSSIINYMHTSRLLSRTPNQTDPGSQAGDPQTSRKVSEDRSHID